A genomic segment from Rickettsiella endosymbiont of Miltochrista miniata encodes:
- a CDS encoding J domain-containing protein, producing the protein MQNLYQVLGVDKAAPIPIIKKAYRNKALLAHPDKGGDAEKMALLTTAYQTLIDPVQRRQFDNEWEIYNVSNDEEFSSLLSGHLPTAGISFSANFRKDHAELVNKYQQNPLGKGSPVDYFKPFHSKLYSSSNKESFFYSSIFSFIKNESCLETKLNIKFLTPEKAIELFLKFLQGDYSGNTLKELEGEFARKIINMEINPSYYSQDLGLFNGIYEILSLAVNETDPDHTLLFSLQKITDYAALTAEQTMVYFAPLFQSKYFRNLFSQALHLYWLKDESALDTDRLKMLDGQSAAEKLIERFKLKLSENRATGKSNEQLAKLLQYTRLLSKLEKDLHKSPYVTYTERAAFYRNKAFHLLDWMPALIGLSGQMIIVNTVMQAAISFQKASLQETNLVLQMADEKIATQLYLLAMQIGRRATPDVELYIQVQGLKFLLSCQYIDSELEEIITAFQHHSLLVADMFPFFQPLQSNIEFVSQEDQTILLMRQLLHALIDMADKAKEEGSEIKIDHTYVRVFYQAYEACLKNWYQKQYQPEVEKAFRSRLMQELLESKKWENLDLNYNLNAPWAMKEVLDEDGWTQSHQTLALSKKANIPTYRTVHGLEINYKTGKLGFILDYCEAKEPDFNRLLTLYDLDELFQNQMTSAFFSLDPVDPDMPYHPFNEMRFAPSTLYHSQLLHTMLLTDYVLKFLTVGQEVQRRDPYDFRPLDEITKKLPAYLKKIIDDFHASNHKEAVHRFWIESEAVPYAIDDKELNTNGNVLFAFGDIKMIVKHHRMVRDVDGNLVDKEGEGEGWDCYVLTPKQLRELQTGKRVIADPALLVIQETSEVIFWEDQKVEQRCVLEADKHHLVRISKRKRGEQEKVLIDDSESLHQIYRITRKAASKTGMQHRFSPEFIFAQEFTAHYNEFAIYFPEFGRLRELSKATVLVNIMASQRETNEKNMQSNRNYLKEKILWGKEEHRYWKETEQQLKILVRKNIIDNFNEWRQKLSKEKLQQKRKTLLNELKQKIGSLTFTANSPEIKEACQKIHDSTRCDFIAKQGQRKWNESVSKEIWTKINLEIPTFIKQLSTDKRDACLNQLKELFKTELSRLSSWQPTQLLNKFLDGDDKPLIKVLVEYDGQQVAKKIKEVYPEHTLESLDSALNNTLSNVDAIVEEETKKALEQHKEHLKEKITEGQKLENSFVELKFGSNKSNIDLKESCLWVPASIRHEVDSGHTRAIYGGVRVSGIGRFINPNTEAILSRQTTFAARQLWHNKLVGDAFRDMLAHGLRQHGLSVRTEVTKPTDLGPRRIDIEVWRSGVCLGGIEVKSGNPPPNSAQQAKDAWLLRESNYRVNTVRYPYP; encoded by the coding sequence ATGCAAAATTTATATCAAGTTTTAGGGGTTGATAAAGCCGCGCCGATACCCATCATCAAAAAAGCCTACCGAAATAAAGCTTTGTTGGCGCATCCTGATAAAGGAGGCGATGCTGAAAAAATGGCGTTGTTAACAACGGCTTATCAAACCTTGATTGATCCTGTACAACGACGACAATTTGATAATGAATGGGAAATCTATAATGTTTCAAATGATGAGGAATTCTCCTCACTACTCAGTGGCCATTTACCCACCGCAGGTATCTCATTTTCAGCGAACTTTAGAAAAGATCATGCAGAGTTAGTTAATAAATACCAACAAAACCCTCTTGGTAAGGGTTCCCCAGTAGATTATTTCAAACCTTTTCATTCTAAACTCTATTCTAGCAGTAATAAAGAAAGTTTTTTTTATAGCAGTATATTTTCATTTATAAAAAATGAATCATGTTTAGAGACTAAATTAAATATCAAATTTCTAACTCCGGAAAAGGCCATAGAATTATTTCTTAAATTCTTACAAGGGGACTATAGTGGAAATACACTTAAGGAATTGGAAGGAGAGTTTGCTCGTAAAATAATAAATATGGAAATCAATCCTTCTTATTACTCTCAAGATTTAGGCTTGTTTAATGGGATCTATGAAATTTTGTCTCTAGCAGTTAATGAGACAGATCCCGATCATACCCTTTTATTTTCCTTGCAAAAAATCACTGATTATGCTGCATTAACTGCAGAACAAACAATGGTTTATTTTGCTCCTTTGTTTCAAAGTAAATACTTTCGAAATTTGTTTTCTCAAGCATTACACCTCTACTGGCTTAAGGATGAGTCTGCTCTAGATACCGATCGTTTGAAGATGCTCGATGGTCAATCTGCCGCTGAAAAATTAATCGAACGATTTAAATTAAAACTATCCGAAAATAGAGCTACAGGTAAGTCAAACGAACAGTTGGCTAAGCTTCTCCAGTATACGCGTTTATTATCCAAACTAGAAAAAGATCTACATAAGTCCCCCTATGTTACTTACACCGAACGGGCAGCATTCTATCGAAACAAGGCTTTTCATTTATTAGATTGGATGCCTGCTTTAATTGGTTTATCTGGACAGATGATCATTGTAAATACGGTAATGCAAGCGGCGATAAGTTTTCAAAAAGCGTCATTACAAGAAACCAATCTAGTTTTGCAAATGGCTGATGAAAAAATAGCAACACAGCTTTATCTGTTAGCTATGCAAATTGGACGCCGGGCGACACCCGATGTTGAACTGTATATTCAAGTGCAAGGATTGAAGTTTTTGTTGTCGTGTCAATATATAGATTCAGAATTAGAAGAAATTATTACTGCATTTCAGCATCACAGTTTATTGGTTGCCGATATGTTCCCTTTTTTCCAACCACTGCAATCGAATATTGAGTTTGTATCACAAGAAGATCAAACCATTTTGCTAATGCGTCAGTTGTTGCATGCTCTTATTGATATGGCTGACAAAGCAAAAGAAGAGGGAAGTGAAATAAAAATAGATCACACCTATGTTCGGGTATTTTATCAAGCCTATGAAGCTTGTTTGAAAAATTGGTATCAAAAGCAGTATCAACCCGAGGTGGAAAAAGCATTTCGTTCACGGTTAATGCAGGAGCTGCTAGAAAGCAAAAAATGGGAAAACTTAGATCTTAATTATAATCTTAATGCACCATGGGCCATGAAAGAGGTCTTAGATGAAGACGGCTGGACTCAATCTCATCAAACACTGGCGCTTAGTAAAAAAGCAAACATTCCTACCTATCGTACGGTACACGGACTTGAAATCAATTATAAAACCGGGAAGCTCGGATTCATTCTGGATTATTGTGAGGCCAAAGAGCCCGATTTTAATCGGCTGTTAACACTATACGATTTAGATGAACTTTTTCAAAATCAGATGACTTCTGCATTTTTCAGTTTGGATCCAGTAGATCCCGATATGCCTTATCATCCCTTTAATGAAATGCGTTTTGCACCTTCTACTTTATACCATTCGCAATTATTGCATACGATGTTGCTTACCGACTATGTATTAAAGTTTTTAACGGTAGGTCAAGAAGTACAACGTCGAGACCCTTATGATTTTAGACCGCTAGATGAGATTACTAAGAAGCTACCTGCCTACTTAAAAAAAATTATTGATGATTTTCACGCGAGTAATCATAAAGAAGCCGTGCATCGTTTTTGGATTGAATCGGAAGCAGTTCCCTATGCGATAGATGATAAAGAACTCAATACCAACGGTAATGTGTTATTTGCTTTTGGCGATATAAAAATGATCGTTAAGCATCATAGGATGGTCAGAGATGTAGATGGTAATTTAGTTGATAAAGAAGGTGAGGGGGAAGGGTGGGATTGTTATGTTTTAACGCCTAAACAATTACGGGAATTGCAAACTGGAAAAAGAGTGATTGCTGATCCAGCACTACTTGTCATTCAAGAGACGTCAGAAGTCATTTTTTGGGAAGATCAAAAAGTAGAGCAACGTTGTGTTTTGGAAGCAGACAAACATCATTTAGTACGTATAAGTAAACGTAAGCGTGGTGAACAAGAAAAGGTTCTAATTGATGATTCTGAATCCTTGCATCAGATTTATCGTATTACGCGTAAGGCCGCATCAAAAACTGGAATGCAGCATCGTTTCTCTCCAGAATTTATTTTCGCTCAGGAATTTACGGCCCATTATAACGAGTTTGCAATATATTTCCCTGAGTTCGGTCGTTTACGTGAATTAAGCAAGGCTACCGTTTTAGTCAATATCATGGCGAGTCAGCGTGAAACGAACGAAAAAAACATGCAGAGCAATCGAAATTACTTGAAGGAAAAAATACTCTGGGGAAAAGAAGAGCATCGTTATTGGAAAGAGACGGAACAACAGTTAAAAATTCTTGTTAGAAAAAATATTATTGATAATTTTAATGAATGGCGACAAAAGCTTTCCAAAGAGAAACTTCAACAAAAACGAAAGACATTACTCAATGAATTAAAGCAAAAAATCGGTTCATTAACTTTTACTGCTAATTCACCAGAAATCAAAGAGGCTTGCCAAAAAATTCATGATAGTACGCGCTGTGATTTTATTGCTAAACAAGGTCAACGCAAATGGAATGAATCTGTTTCAAAAGAAATATGGACGAAAATAAATCTAGAAATTCCAACTTTTATAAAACAGTTAAGCACGGATAAGCGGGATGCTTGTCTGAATCAGCTAAAAGAATTGTTTAAAACAGAACTATCGAGACTATCGAGTTGGCAGCCAACTCAATTACTTAATAAATTTTTAGATGGAGATGATAAACCGTTAATTAAGGTACTCGTCGAATATGATGGGCAGCAAGTTGCAAAAAAAATCAAAGAAGTTTATCCAGAACATACGCTAGAAAGTTTAGATAGTGCTCTCAATAATACACTATCCAATGTTGATGCAATTGTTGAGGAAGAAACTAAAAAAGCCCTAGAACAACATAAGGAACATTTAAAAGAAAAAATTACGGAGGGGCAAAAGCTAGAAAACTCTTTTGTTGAACTGAAATTTGGTTCCAATAAATCTAATATAGATCTTAAAGAAAGCTGTTTGTGGGTACCTGCGAGTATTCGACATGAAGTAGATAGTGGCCATACACGAGCCATTTATGGGGGGGTACGTGTCTCAGGAATTGGTAGATTTATTAATCCTAATACTGAAGCTATCCTTTCTAGACAAACGACATTTGCTGCACGTCAATTATGGCATAATAAGCTTGTTGGGGATGCATTTAGAGACATGTTGGCTCATGGTTTGCGTCAACATGGTTTGAGCGTGAGAACTGAGGTTACCAAACCTACTGATTTAGGTCCCCGACGTATAGATATAGAGGTTTGGCGAAGCGGGGTATGTTTAGGCGGTATCGAAGTAAAATCGGGAAATCCGCCTCCTAATTCAGCCCAACAGGCAAAAGATGCATGGTTGTTACGTGAAAGTAATTACCGGGTAAATACAGTCCGTTATCCCTATCCATAG
- a CDS encoding DUF4304 domain-containing protein, translated as MNLVDAYKQLLKNIHHTLKEHGYSRKAGIFYKKYKDNWGIVGFQKSTSSSNEFGIKFTINLGVYSEAVAELLDPARIKPRPAVWDSQWGQRIGYLLPYDDDKWWVLDDATSMEFLEKEIQECLLQKVIPEIDKCIINNHLLDLWVLNQLPGTGLLYRQSVPFSADYKNRLSKLIDQKNNEN; from the coding sequence ATGAACCTAGTCGATGCATATAAGCAATTACTTAAAAATATTCATCATACTCTCAAAGAACATGGATATTCTCGCAAGGCAGGCATTTTTTATAAAAAGTATAAAGATAACTGGGGCATTGTTGGCTTTCAAAAAAGCACAAGTAGTAGTAACGAGTTTGGAATAAAATTTACTATTAATCTCGGTGTTTATTCAGAAGCAGTGGCTGAACTCTTAGATCCTGCGCGTATTAAGCCAAGGCCAGCTGTCTGGGATTCTCAATGGGGACAACGTATTGGTTATTTATTACCCTACGATGATGATAAATGGTGGGTCCTTGATGACGCAACTTCAATGGAATTTTTAGAGAAGGAAATTCAAGAATGTCTTTTACAGAAGGTTATACCTGAAATTGATAAATGTATTATCAATAATCACTTGTTAGATTTATGGGTACTGAATCAATTACCGGGAACCGGCCTTTTATATAGGCAAAGCGTTCCTTTTTCAGCAGATTATAAAAATAGACTTTCTAAACTAATAGACCAAAAAAATAATGAAAACTAA
- a CDS encoding GrpB family protein, protein MIDPNEKIKLVELTKYNPEWANIFSVAANEIKSILKENCIQIHHIGSTAIPNIYAKPIVDVLPIVKNISSVDSLNHEFEKLGYVCMGEYGISGRRFYWKSKTKRTLNIHLFEEGAPELKRNLLFKNFMLEHDDYAQAYSLVKQSLAQIFPQDIENYVSGKSSFVQMINYKTGSARFMDTYFFCYLRLIMTRFP, encoded by the coding sequence ATGATTGATCCTAACGAAAAAATTAAACTCGTCGAACTAACAAAATATAATCCCGAATGGGCAAATATATTTTCTGTTGCTGCAAATGAAATTAAATCAATTCTAAAAGAAAACTGTATCCAAATTCATCATATAGGTAGCACAGCCATACCCAATATTTATGCTAAGCCAATCGTTGATGTACTTCCTATTGTCAAAAACATTAGTTCAGTAGATTCATTAAATCATGAATTTGAAAAGCTAGGCTATGTTTGTATGGGAGAATACGGAATATCTGGACGTCGTTTTTATTGGAAATCTAAAACTAAAAGAACACTTAATATTCATTTATTTGAGGAAGGTGCGCCTGAACTCAAGCGCAATTTATTATTCAAAAACTTCATGCTTGAGCACGATGATTACGCCCAAGCCTATTCACTGGTAAAACAATCATTAGCACAAATATTTCCTCAAGATATTGAAAATTATGTTAGTGGAAAAAGCTCCTTCGTCCAGATGATCAATTATAAAACTGGATCGGCAAGATTTATGGACACCTACTTCTTTTGCTATCTCCGTTTGATTATGACCAGATTTCCATAA
- a CDS encoding amino acid permease, producing MKSKPKKLGLFMLIALVCGNMIGSGVFLLPSSLAALGSISLWSWAVTGFGALILALLFAKMSILVPYSGGPFAYAYAAFGEFIGFQTAFNYWLALWIGNAAIAVAFVGYLQVFFPILQSSLYSCTTAIALVWGLTFFNLLGAHKAGVLQLITTILKLVPLLIVGLFGWFYFHPSYLTDYKNLTEHSNFSVISSGALLTLWAFIGLESATVPAGEVENPKRNIPLATIVGVLLTIFIYISCSIAIMGMIKASTLQYSTSPFADAAQILFGPLGKSLVAIGAIIACFGTLNGWILLQGQITKAAADRGQFPAIFGKINRFNSNHWGQIFTSTLISVLLLMTANKGLINQFNFTILLASILSAVPYLYTALATIITIKRSKIMVKNSSLYITIAPLGALYTIWAIFSAGQEIVYYLMLLLTASPLLYTWSKSVKKLDAKTKNSVNLTINSTEFSVIEEF from the coding sequence ATGAAATCCAAACCCAAAAAGCTTGGTTTATTTATGCTAATTGCCCTAGTTTGTGGCAATATGATTGGCTCAGGCGTATTTTTATTACCTTCTAGCCTGGCTGCATTAGGCAGTATCAGTTTATGGTCTTGGGCAGTAACCGGATTTGGGGCACTTATTTTGGCGTTATTATTTGCTAAAATGAGTATTTTAGTACCATACAGTGGTGGGCCCTTTGCTTATGCATACGCTGCTTTCGGGGAATTTATTGGGTTCCAAACTGCATTTAATTATTGGTTAGCATTGTGGATTGGCAATGCGGCTATTGCTGTGGCCTTTGTCGGTTATCTTCAAGTGTTTTTTCCTATACTGCAATCCTCTTTGTATAGCTGTACTACTGCTATTGCCTTAGTATGGGGGCTTACTTTCTTTAACCTATTGGGCGCACACAAAGCTGGCGTTTTACAGTTAATCACTACCATTTTAAAGCTAGTGCCTCTATTAATTGTTGGGTTATTTGGCTGGTTTTATTTCCATCCTTCTTATCTCACAGACTATAAAAATCTAACCGAGCACTCAAATTTCTCAGTTATTTCAAGCGGGGCACTATTAACATTATGGGCATTTATCGGTTTAGAGTCAGCTACAGTCCCTGCTGGTGAAGTAGAAAATCCAAAAAGAAATATCCCTTTGGCAACTATCGTTGGCGTACTGCTAACAATCTTCATTTATATATCTTGCTCAATTGCTATTATGGGTATGATTAAAGCCAGTACATTACAATATTCAACCTCACCTTTTGCTGATGCTGCACAAATTCTCTTTGGTCCTTTAGGTAAGTCCTTGGTCGCCATTGGAGCCATCATTGCTTGCTTTGGAACATTGAATGGATGGATTTTGTTACAGGGACAAATTACTAAAGCAGCCGCTGATAGAGGACAATTCCCAGCTATTTTTGGCAAGATCAATCGTTTTAATAGTAACCATTGGGGTCAAATATTTACGTCAACATTAATTTCTGTATTATTACTAATGACTGCGAATAAAGGACTTATTAATCAATTCAATTTTACTATTTTGTTAGCATCCATATTATCCGCTGTACCTTATTTATACACTGCCCTAGCTACTATTATTACCATAAAACGCTCAAAAATAATGGTTAAAAACAGTAGTTTATATATAACCATTGCTCCCTTGGGTGCGCTCTACACGATATGGGCAATATTTAGCGCAGGCCAAGAAATTGTTTATTATTTAATGCTCTTACTAACGGCTAGTCCTTTACTTTATACGTGGTCTAAATCAGTAAAAAAACTAGATGCTAAAACTAAAAATTCAGTAAATTTAACAATAAACTCTACTGAATTTAGTGTTATAGAGGAGTTTTAA
- a CDS encoding GNAT family N-acetyltransferase, whose amino-acid sequence MIILKTKRLILRTWNEQDLDPMSAINQDPLVCEFLPQVGNRAATKTLIQLFINHYEKYGFTAYAVELKSNSKFIGFVGLLIPSFEAHFTPAVEIAWRLDSQLWGKGYATEAAKAVVDFAFTTLKLEEVVSFTAENNIRSRRVMEKIDMHHYPHDDFDHPKLPTDSPLCRHVLYRLTPIENKQQENDI is encoded by the coding sequence ATGATTATCTTAAAAACAAAGCGTTTAATACTTAGAACTTGGAACGAACAAGATCTTGATCCCATGTCAGCAATTAATCAAGATCCTTTAGTCTGTGAATTTCTCCCTCAAGTTGGAAATCGAGCAGCGACAAAAACTTTAATTCAACTTTTTATTAATCATTATGAAAAATATGGTTTTACAGCGTACGCTGTGGAATTAAAATCAAATAGTAAATTTATTGGTTTTGTAGGGTTGTTGATTCCTTCATTTGAGGCGCATTTCACGCCTGCGGTTGAAATTGCCTGGCGATTAGATTCTCAACTCTGGGGGAAGGGTTATGCTACCGAGGCAGCAAAAGCCGTAGTCGATTTTGCTTTTACTACACTGAAGTTAGAAGAAGTTGTTTCATTTACCGCAGAAAATAATATACGATCGCGTCGGGTAATGGAAAAGATCGATATGCATCATTATCCCCATGACGATTTTGATCACCCAAAGCTACCAACAGACAGCCCTCTTTGTCGACATGTTTTATATCGACTAACCCCGATAGAAAATAAGCAGCAAGAAAATGACATATGA
- a CDS encoding aminoglycoside phosphotransferase family protein, producing the protein MSPIYKMNLPKELIKNLINIHGVQGKKWLDALPSFLSSYEKKWQFILEDFFNNASFNVGAAVTLTNGSPAVLKCSIPSKEFTNEIAALQHFNGIGAVKILRSDHHTGIMLLEKLTPGTFLEESSNEMQNTIISVDLMNKLYKTIQAEEISLFPSLANWFQGFDRLYQYFQGETGPFPKGLIDRAQAISKELLASMGPLVLLHGDLHYANILLSDKHGWLSIDPKGVIGEREYEIPFPRISEAGNVNKISIKHRLDQFIEVSGFDRQRILGWAFSKAALAAWWSFEDNGEVWQPFLDCAEILKI; encoded by the coding sequence ATGAGTCCAATTTATAAAATGAACTTACCAAAAGAACTGATTAAAAATCTCATCAATATTCACGGTGTACAAGGTAAAAAATGGTTAGATGCTTTACCCTCTTTTTTATCTTCTTATGAGAAAAAATGGCAATTTATATTAGAAGATTTTTTTAATAATGCCAGCTTTAATGTTGGTGCAGCGGTTACTTTAACTAATGGAAGCCCAGCTGTTTTAAAATGCAGCATTCCAAGTAAAGAATTTACTAATGAAATAGCCGCATTGCAGCATTTTAATGGGATAGGCGCCGTAAAAATACTTCGCTCAGATCATCATACCGGCATTATGTTATTGGAAAAGTTAACGCCTGGAACGTTCTTAGAAGAATCCTCTAATGAAATGCAAAATACGATCATTAGTGTGGATTTGATGAACAAGCTATATAAAACAATTCAAGCAGAAGAAATTTCTTTATTTCCTAGTTTAGCGAATTGGTTTCAAGGATTTGATCGTCTTTATCAGTACTTCCAAGGTGAAACAGGTCCTTTCCCCAAGGGGCTGATTGACCGAGCCCAAGCTATAAGCAAAGAATTATTAGCCTCTATGGGCCCGCTAGTCTTACTGCACGGAGATTTGCATTACGCTAATATATTATTGTCAGATAAACACGGTTGGTTAAGCATTGATCCTAAGGGCGTAATAGGCGAACGAGAATATGAAATTCCTTTTCCTCGTATTTCCGAAGCTGGAAACGTTAATAAAATTTCCATTAAACACCGACTCGACCAATTTATTGAAGTTTCTGGATTTGATAGGCAAAGAATCTTGGGTTGGGCTTTTTCTAAAGCAGCACTAGCCGCGTGGTGGTCATTTGAAGATAATGGAGAAGTTTGGCAACCCTTTCTCGATTGTGCAGAAATATTAAAAATTTGA
- a CDS encoding DHA2 family efflux MFS transporter permease subunit → MLINKIQYRYIVAAIYSCVLFLDRLDLTIVNIILPSLAEYFHIPITQTEWITNSFLIALPISIPISAWLGDRFGIKKVFILATILFALSSLLCAYAPNIYAMIAFRFFQGIGGGIIIPVGMTMVYRGFDHSEYASITSFIFLPTLIAPALGPALGGAIVHFVNWQWVFIFVVPICFIAVIMSFYVLKEQKIVNPNSLDWIGFILSSCALTLLLYSISSFGKYGVNFNNILIFFLSVVIIYTFLRYEKNIKNPLFDIKYFKNELFAQANLIQLAFQICHFGSIFLIGMYFQIGIGMSALMSGVIMEMQALGAMCTSRYSVRLFNSYGPQLPITIGCLGVAVCTICILLINSVDLALFGCILLFVRGIFSGLCGTPIQTISVIGFQKEDVSRVSALFNVGRQVSISLGVALSSLFIGYGFNLHNLHLNQTTLKVGSSPFYYAFTLIFIVALIGMTFCSKLNSRSRESSNKVWLGNKH, encoded by the coding sequence ATGTTAATCAATAAAATTCAGTATCGTTATATTGTTGCAGCAATTTATTCTTGTGTTTTATTCCTTGATAGACTTGATCTCACTATAGTGAATATTATTTTGCCAAGTTTGGCAGAATATTTTCATATACCTATCACTCAAACTGAATGGATCACCAATAGTTTTTTAATAGCACTACCTATCAGTATCCCTATAAGTGCTTGGTTGGGAGATAGATTTGGAATTAAAAAGGTTTTTATACTGGCTACTATTTTGTTTGCGCTCTCTTCATTATTGTGTGCCTATGCCCCAAATATTTATGCAATGATAGCGTTTAGATTTTTTCAAGGAATTGGAGGAGGAATTATCATTCCCGTAGGAATGACCATGGTTTATCGGGGTTTTGATCACTCAGAGTATGCGAGCATTACTAGTTTTATTTTTTTACCAACACTAATCGCTCCTGCTTTAGGGCCCGCTCTCGGTGGAGCTATAGTGCATTTTGTAAATTGGCAATGGGTTTTTATTTTTGTTGTTCCTATATGCTTTATTGCGGTCATAATGTCTTTTTATGTTTTGAAAGAACAAAAAATTGTAAATCCTAATAGCTTAGATTGGATTGGTTTTATTTTATCTTCATGCGCGCTGACTTTATTACTCTATTCTATTTCTTCCTTTGGTAAATATGGGGTTAATTTTAATAACATATTAATATTTTTTCTATCAGTAGTCATTATTTATACTTTTTTACGGTATGAGAAAAATATAAAAAATCCTCTTTTTGATATAAAATATTTTAAAAACGAATTGTTTGCGCAAGCAAATTTAATACAATTAGCCTTTCAAATTTGTCATTTTGGGTCAATTTTTCTAATAGGAATGTATTTTCAGATTGGTATAGGTATGTCCGCTCTTATGAGCGGTGTCATTATGGAAATGCAAGCATTAGGGGCTATGTGTACTAGCCGTTATTCAGTAAGACTATTTAACTCATATGGCCCGCAATTACCCATTACTATTGGCTGCTTGGGCGTGGCGGTGTGCACTATTTGCATTTTACTCATAAATTCAGTTGATTTGGCTTTATTTGGGTGCATTCTGCTTTTTGTAAGGGGTATTTTTAGTGGATTGTGTGGGACTCCCATCCAAACTATAAGTGTAATAGGGTTTCAAAAAGAGGATGTCAGTCGTGTGAGCGCGTTATTTAATGTAGGACGGCAAGTTTCAATTAGTTTAGGTGTAGCATTGTCATCATTATTTATTGGATATGGGTTTAACTTACATAATTTGCATTTAAATCAAACTACACTCAAAGTTGGTTCTTCACCATTTTATTATGCATTTACTTTAATTTTTATCGTCGCCCTTATTGGAATGACATTTTGTTCCAAACTTAATAGTAGAAGTAGAGAAAGTTCTAATAAAGTTTGGCTGGGTAACAAGCATTAA